In Spirochaetaceae bacterium, one DNA window encodes the following:
- a CDS encoding ABC transporter ATP-binding protein: MVDLQRITFGYRRGERLFHRLDLALTPGNVYGLLGRNGAGKTTLLRLMAGLLFPKEGSARVAGEEVRRRTPSFLRELYFVPEEFHTPALSPLALSRLYGVFYPRFDHAAMAGYLADLEVDAERSMTAMSYGQKKKVLLAFAVATRCRLLVLDEPTNGLDIPAKGQFRRLLAGAAADDRVIVVSTHQVRDLEHLIDPIVILEQGRIVFQHSVEEISGALAVRDAAALGPPDDDTAIYVEPGAGIGGAAAGRAQVAAAGGEPLAEAAVDLELLFNSVVADHGRVQAAFAGGAASRAANQEA; this comes from the coding sequence ATGGTAGATCTGCAACGAATCACGTTCGGATACCGCAGGGGGGAGCGGTTGTTCCACCGGCTCGACCTTGCGCTCACGCCCGGCAACGTCTACGGGCTGCTCGGCCGCAACGGTGCCGGCAAGACCACGCTGCTGCGGCTGATGGCGGGGCTGCTGTTCCCGAAGGAGGGCAGCGCCCGCGTGGCGGGCGAAGAGGTACGGCGCCGCACGCCGTCGTTCCTGCGCGAACTGTACTTCGTGCCGGAGGAGTTTCACACGCCGGCGCTGTCGCCGCTGGCGCTGTCCCGCCTGTACGGCGTGTTCTATCCCCGCTTCGACCATGCCGCCATGGCGGGCTACCTGGCCGACCTGGAGGTGGATGCGGAACGCAGCATGACCGCGATGTCCTACGGCCAGAAGAAGAAGGTGCTGCTCGCCTTCGCCGTGGCCACGCGCTGCCGGCTGCTTGTTCTGGACGAGCCCACCAACGGTCTCGACATCCCCGCCAAGGGCCAGTTCCGCCGCCTGCTCGCGGGCGCAGCGGCGGACGACCGGGTGATTGTCGTATCCACCCACCAGGTGCGCGACCTGGAGCACCTGATCGATCCGATCGTGATTCTGGAGCAGGGGCGGATCGTGTTTCAGCACTCGGTGGAAGAGATCTCGGGCGCCCTGGCGGTGCGCGATGCCGCCGCCCTGGGGCCGCCGGACGACGACACCGCCATCTACGTCGAGCCCGGCGCCGGCATCGGAGGCGCCGCCGCCGGCCGCGCCCAGGTGGCCGCCGCCGGCGGGGAGCCGCTGGCCGAGGCGGCCGTGGACCTGGAGTTGCTGTTCAACTCCGTAGTTGCCGATCACGGGCGCGTGCAGGCGGCGTTCGCCGGCGGCGCCGCCAGCCGGGCCGCGAATCAGGAGGCATAG
- a CDS encoding HD domain-containing protein, translated as MAARARLRHTCTAPSQARDKEQAGMAVANPVRSTTDPAPRPAPTATDRGAAVAPFDDAGIAARLISYSALDRYFRQPAAGGEAVRYVAADATVVEIAPLFDELQFGSEPMSDAVAVHGGVRLCIRCSDGADTRGFPFSVQQLGFDAQRGVFLDPSAVYYDLRKPALVGRATDLEWWQVVAEAAQLVSRYHYTFEPDADWIDAPVPPAPAPYQRHLLVRILTSRAPANGLRLLHDAGIVASWWPELAAMARVDHAKDHHPEGGVWEHTLATFAHRKSPDLVLSLGLLLHDIGKPRATPRDGKRFYAHADIGARVARRFLGRLGFAPKLIDAVAFLSRNHMMPAALGRVRPEHAEELMSSHLFPHLLELYRADMMSSFASPEPYYHACRLYQRHLRGRPLPQRTATPGRRRGPRPRARRFKG; from the coding sequence ATGGCTGCGAGGGCCCGGCTGCGCCACACCTGCACGGCGCCCTCGCAGGCGAGGGACAAGGAGCAGGCAGGCATGGCAGTTGCGAATCCCGTCCGGTCGACGACCGATCCTGCGCCTCGTCCCGCGCCAACCGCCACGGACCGCGGTGCTGCCGTCGCGCCATTCGATGACGCCGGGATCGCCGCCCGGCTCATCAGCTATTCCGCGCTCGACCGCTACTTCCGGCAGCCCGCCGCGGGCGGCGAGGCGGTACGGTACGTGGCCGCCGACGCCACGGTGGTGGAGATCGCGCCGCTGTTCGACGAGCTGCAGTTCGGCAGCGAACCGATGTCCGACGCGGTCGCCGTGCATGGCGGGGTGCGGCTCTGCATCCGCTGCAGCGACGGCGCCGACACCAGGGGTTTTCCGTTCTCGGTGCAGCAGCTTGGCTTCGATGCGCAGCGCGGCGTGTTCCTGGACCCGTCCGCGGTCTACTACGACCTGCGCAAGCCGGCGCTGGTCGGCCGCGCAACCGACCTGGAGTGGTGGCAGGTTGTCGCCGAGGCCGCCCAGCTCGTCTCCCGCTACCACTACACCTTCGAGCCGGATGCGGATTGGATCGATGCGCCGGTGCCGCCGGCGCCCGCCCCCTACCAGCGCCACCTGCTGGTGCGCATCCTCACCAGCCGCGCGCCGGCCAACGGGCTGCGCCTGCTGCACGACGCCGGCATCGTGGCAAGCTGGTGGCCGGAACTGGCGGCGATGGCGCGGGTGGACCACGCCAAGGACCATCACCCGGAGGGGGGCGTGTGGGAGCACACCCTGGCCACCTTCGCGCACCGCAAGTCACCCGACCTGGTGCTGTCGCTCGGGCTGCTGCTGCACGACATCGGCAAGCCGCGGGCCACGCCGCGGGACGGCAAGCGGTTCTACGCCCATGCCGACATCGGCGCCCGCGTGGCGCGGCGCTTCCTCGGCCGTCTCGGCTTCGCGCCGAAGCTGATCGACGCGGTGGCGTTCCTGTCGCGCAACCACATGATGCCGGCCGCCCTCGGACGCGTGCGCCCCGAGCACGCCGAGGAACTGATGAGCTCGCACCTGTTCCCGCACCTGCTGGAGCTGTACCGCGCCGACATGATGTCCAGCTTCGCCAGCCCCGAGCCCTACTACCACGCCTGCCGCCTCTACCAGCGCCACCTGCGCGGCCGCCCCCTGCCGCAGCGCACCGCCACCCCCGGCCGCCGCCGCGGCCCCCGCCCCCGCGCCCGCCGCTTCAAGGGCTGA